The following are from one region of the bacterium genome:
- a CDS encoding SUMF1/EgtB/PvdO family nonheme iron enzyme, which yields MNTTAINPMQFIHTAGVTGFVSGVRTGMVPGAQTLTGFRAVGQAIDTYSEVRPIASLVDLRTLISGLPEREIEAKVREDVLGLLTTHQADVDRAVRLAVKAQEIGIAKAAGLEAPFDLDAQWRWIPAGEFQMGSARDDQYRYKGEKFLETVVAGGFHMLNRPVTNAEFRLFLEALGRKDVRDLERRFAGDRQPAVAVTHEEATAYSRWIGEKTVASMGISLIGKLPFEAEWEKAAKGPGGNEFVTPATREQAHYFNAKATRDVDHPNSYANGYGLRDMIGNIWEWTSSPYGKGLENFILRGGSWFDIKPRNLRAASRLCSRPGARETYIGFRPVLVPQDSKG from the coding sequence ATCAATCCAATGCAGTTTATTCATACGGCGGGCGTGACGGGTTTTGTCAGCGGCGTACGAACGGGCATGGTGCCCGGCGCTCAAACACTCACAGGTTTCAGGGCTGTAGGTCAGGCCATAGATACCTACTCTGAAGTTCGCCCGATTGCTTCGCTAGTTGACCTCAGGACCCTGATCAGTGGCCTGCCGGAGAGGGAGATAGAGGCCAAGGTGCGGGAGGATGTCCTGGGTCTTCTCACGACCCACCAGGCCGATGTGGACAGGGCTGTTCGCCTTGCAGTGAAGGCCCAGGAGATTGGTATCGCGAAGGCGGCTGGACTTGAAGCGCCGTTCGATTTGGATGCCCAGTGGCGCTGGATCCCGGCGGGCGAGTTTCAGATGGGCTCAGCACGCGATGACCAATACAGGTATAAGGGCGAGAAATTTCTGGAAACCGTCGTAGCAGGCGGTTTCCATATGCTGAATCGTCCTGTGACGAATGCCGAGTTCAGGTTGTTTCTCGAAGCGCTTGGAAGAAAAGACGTTCGCGATCTGGAGCGAAGATTCGCAGGCGATCGTCAGCCGGCTGTTGCAGTCACCCATGAAGAGGCCACGGCATATTCGCGGTGGATTGGTGAAAAGACTGTAGCTAGCATGGGGATTTCCTTAATCGGCAAGCTTCCGTTTGAGGCGGAGTGGGAGAAGGCTGCAAAGGGTCCGGGTGGAAATGAATTCGTAACTCCCGCTACAAGAGAGCAGGCACACTACTTCAATGCGAAAGCGACACGTGACGTAGATCATCCCAACTCATATGCCAACGGGTATGGGCTCAGGGACATGATAGGCAATATCTGGGAGTGGACTTCAAGTCCATATGGGAAGGGTTTAGAGAATTTCATCCTGCGCGGCGGTTCCTGGTTCGACATTAAACCTAGGAATTTGCGTGCGGCCAGTCGCCTCTGCAGCCGTCCGGGCGCACGCGAGACTTATATTGGCTTTCGTCCCGTCTTGGTGCCCCAGGACTCCAAAGGCTAA